TGCGCCGTAGCTCTTGATTAATTTATCGGGATTAACCACATTGCCCCGGCTTTTGCTCATTTTATGAGAACGGGCATCCACTTTGATTGAGTGATCTAACTTCAGCACCCAGCTGTCACCTGCCTTCTCAACTTCTGATTCCTCCAGGGCCTTCGGTGTTAGGTCTTCTCGGTCCTTGGCGGCGTCTGAAGAAACGGCGTTTCCTTCATTGTCCTGGAACAAAGTGAACTCCATCTCACCGAGTATCATTCCCTGGTGAATCAAGGATGGAAATGGTTCGGGGTTCGGAGTCACACCTTCATCAAATAACACCTGGTGCCAGAATCGTGCGTAAAGCAGGTGTAGGTTCACGTGCTCGGCTCCGCCGATGTAAAAATCTGGAACACCCCAGTACTCTGCCAGTTTTGGATCGATGACCGCGTCGGTGTTTTTGGGGTCGCAATAACGAAGGTAATACCAACATGACCCAGCCCATTGTGGCATCGTATTGGTCTCTCGGGTACCCGTTACCCACTGATCGCCAGCTGGCTTTTCGTTGGAGCGGGGCAGGGTTTCGCTGGTTTCAATATTCAACCAAATTTCTAGCCATTCAGGCACACCGGCGAGTGGGCTTTCTCCTGTGCCAATGGGTTCGTAAGATTCCACGTCGGGAAGCTCAAGTGGCAGTTGGTTTGCTGGAACAGGCAGGGCGTAACTCACTTCACCGTCCACCTCAAAAGTGACAGGCTCTTCAGGTAGAAATTCGCTAAATGGGTTGTTCTCAGCTGCGGTCGCTTTTTCGTAGTCTTCTTTGGATACCCAGCTTACTGGAAAAGGTTCTCCCCAGTAGCGCTGTCGTGAGAAAAGCCAATCACGCAGCTTGTATTGAACACTCGCCGAACCCAGTGACTTCCCTTCGAGGTCTGCGATGATCTTTGCTTTTCCTTCGTCGGAAGATTGGCCGGTGTATTCCCCGGAGTTGACCATCGTTCCTTTGCCGCAGAACGGAAGAATAGTTTCCTCGCCTTTCGCTTTTGCCGCATCGTCCTCAATCACCTGGAGGATTGGAATATCCATCGCTTCCGCGAATTCGAAATCTCGTTCATCGTGGCCAGGAACAGCCATGATGGCGCCGGTGCCATAGCTCATCAAAACATAGTCTGCCACCCATATGGGGACCTTGGCTCCATTAACCGGGTTGATGGCATAGCTTCCTGTAAATTCTCCCGTTTTGTCTTTGGCCAGGTCTGTCCGTTCGAGGTCACTCTTTTTAGCTGAGTTTACTCTGTATTGCTCAACTGCGGATTTCCGGTCTTCGGAAGTCAGTTGATCGACGAGTGGGTGTTCTGGAGATAACACCATATAAGTGGCTCCGTGCAGCGTATCCGGACGAGTGGTATAAATGCGTAGTTTGTCATCGTGACCATCGATCGCGAATTCGACTTCGGCTCCTGTGGAACGTCCTATCCAGTTCTTTTGCAGACGGATCGAAGAATCCGGCCATTGCAGGTTCTTGTGGCCTTCCAGAAGTTTCTCCGCATAAGCCGTAATTTTCAAAACCCATTGGCGGAGTTTGCGACGCTCGACCGGAAAGTTTCCGCGTTCTGATTTGCCATCCACAACCTCTTCATTGGCCAAAACGGTTCCTAGTTCCGGGCACCACCACACAGGTTGTTCAGATACATAGGCCAATCCACGTTTGAACAGCTGGAGGAAGATCCACTGGGTCCACTTCATGTAGCCCGGATCCGTCGTGTTGATCTCGCGGCCCCAATCGATTGCAAATCCCAGCTTTTGTAATTGTGGGCGAAAAATCTCCACGCGCTGCTCGGTTACGATCCGTGGGTGAGTGCCGGTTTTGATAGCAAATTGTTCAGTCGGCAGTCCGAAGGCATCCCATCCCATCGGCTGCAGCGTGTTAAAGCCATTTGATTTCTTATAGCGGGCCAGAATATCAGGTGCCGCGTAATTGATCGCATGACCGATGTGAAGACCGTCCCCGGATGGGTACGGATACATCGACAAAATGTAGTATTTCGGCTTTTCCGAAAAGTCTTCGGCCGTGAAGGTCTTGTCTTTGGCCCAAAACTTTTGCCAGCGCGCTTCTATTTTACTTGGATTGTAATCAAAGGAATTCATCAAAAAGTCAGATAATATGGACCAATTGGGCGGTCCTCGTGGAAAGAAAAGGATCTAGCTTGATAGTTTCCGATTCCCAGTCAATAACCCAGACTATGATTCCCAAACGGATCTATTATCTACCCGTTATACTATTTATTGCCCTGTTTTTCACGGCTTGTGAAACCACCCAATCTGTAAGCAGTACGGATGAATCCGCTGAGGTGGGTTTCAAGCGTTTGCTGGAGGCGGTCGTTCGCATCGATGTTCGAGAAGTGACCTATCGTGGAGGATCCAAGCAGAATGTGAGCGGCGTGGGCTCAGGTGTGATTATCTCTGAGGAAGGCCACATCCTCACCAACGCTCATGTAGTGTCGACCTTCGCCGAGGAGATTCGGATCACGTTGTCTAATCTGGAGCGTGTGAGTGCCGAGCTGATTGGCTGGGACCACTGGACGGATCTGGCTCTGCTCAAGCTGGACTTGGATGAACTCGAGGAGCGAGGACTGAGTTTTACCATCGCTGAGTTTGGTGACTCCGATGAAGTTTATCCCGGGCTAACAGTATTTGCAGTAGGAACTCCCAACGGATTAACCAGGACCGTGAGTCGTGGTATCATTTCCAATACTAACCGATTCTTCGAAGGTGCGGATGGGGTTCGCGGATATGAGACCGGCTACTTCAATACCTGGCTTCAAACCGATGCGGCCATCAATCCAGGAAACAGTGGGGGGCCACTCGTTCGTGAGGATGGTAAAATCATCGGAATTAATACACGGGCCTATTTGGGCTCTAACAACCTGGGTTTTGCTGTTCCTGGCAAGACCGCTCAGTTTGTTCTCTCTGGCTTGTTGGAGAGTGAGGAGATCGTACGTAGTTACTCTGGGATTACACTCGGCCCGATGCAGGACCTGGAAAACTTCTACAATCTGCAAGCCAACCAAGGAGTGCTTATTGAGAGCGTAGATCCTGGATCGCCGGCAGCCAATCAAGGCATTCAGCCAGGTGATATTCTTTTATCATTGGATGAAGATCTGGTGGACGGACGTTTTCCTGAGCAACTTCCTCCCATTCAAAATACGATTGCAAACTACTCTGTTGGATCCGAGATCGTTTTGGACCTAAATCGACAGGGACAAAGCATTACTAAGAAGGTAACCACCGAAAAGCTCGAAAGCCGAGTGGGGGAAGAGTGGGCATTCGATAAATGGGGCCTCAGCCTGCGTGAAGTAAGCCGTGCGTATGCCCGGGAAAATAAACTGGAGTCCGATGATGGTTTCCTCGTTCTCGGATCCAAAACCGCATTCCCCGCTGCCAAGGCTGGCATCCGTTCAGGAGACATCATTTCCAAAATCAACCGCGCTCCGGTGGGGACCATGGATGAGCTTAAGCAACGCCATGAGGAATTTACGGACGATTCGGAACCCTTATTTGTTGAAGTGACTCGAAATTATCGAACCTCCCTCTTTATCTTAAAACCATGAAACGATTATTGTTAACCTTGGCTGTTTCTCTGTTGGGAGTTTCGGGCCTAAATGCCGATCCCTATCCGGCAAATCTTCATGAGCTGGTATTAGAGCGTTCCAAATCTGTCGTGGCTCTTGAATTTGTAGTAGAGCGCGAAATTGATCGCCAGCAGGGGTTCGCCTATGGGCTCGTTGTCGATGAGAAGGGCACCATAGTGGTCCTTGAAAGTCTGATTCCCACTTGGGTTCCTGTGGATAAGATGAAAAGCTTTATCGGTTATACGCTACCTCATAATGACAAAGAGTATGATTTAAAGTATCTTGGAACAGACTACCCATCCGGGTGGCATATTCTTTCATTTGAAAATGGATTGCCTGAGGAATTTACTCCCATCTCTGCTTTCGATCGAGGCATTGCTAGTATGGGGGATCCGGTATTCGGTATTGGAGCCGTCGGAAAGGATATGGGTTTTGATCCTTTTGTTCTGACTGCTCGCGTGGCTCTTACGAAGAAGATGCCTGATCGCCAAGTTATCATGCGTGATGACATCGCCAATCCCGGTTGCCCCATTTTCAATGTGGAAGGGGCCTTTGTAGCTTGGGCAACGGATCCGCAATCCTATCGTCGCACGATGAATGTAGGGCGCGAAACCCTCACCGTAACTTTGAGCAATCCTGAAGAAACATCGGTTGCGCTCAGTAGTGATGACTTCTTTGCCTACTTGGAAGATATTGATCCCGCTAATGTGGAAGGGCCACGACCCTGGATCGGAGTTTCTGGTATGCAGCCGATTGATCCTGATGTGGCAGAATTCCTGGGGATCAAAAACCAATCAGGCATTGTTTTGAGTGAGATACTCGACGATAGCCCATCGAGTCGTGCTGGTTTGGAGAACAATGACATTCTGATCACCGTCGACGGGGAGATCCTTCCTCGATTTCGTCCTGACTATTCGGTAACTCCTTACTTCCAAAAACTCATTCGCCAAAAAGCACCTGGAGAGACCATGACTGCCGAGGTGATTCGAGGAGAAGAAAGGAAGTCATTCGATGTGGTTGTTGGTGATGGTCCAAAAGTGGTCCGAGAGGCTGATTATCGTTACTTCCAGAAACTCGGGTTTACGGTTCGTGAGTTTCTCCTAACGGATGGTATCCGCCGAAGACTGCCCAAGTCAGACATGAATGGGGCGATTGTGAATTTTGTGACTCGAAGCTCCGCTGTTGAAACAGCTGGTCTGCGAATGGGAGATTGGATTAAACAAGTCGAAGGGGAAGAGGTTTCCTCTTTTGATGATGTGCTTGGTCTACTTGATCTTGTTGAGCAAGACGAAGAAAAATCTGAGTTCGTATTGCTCGTCGAGCGGAATAATGAAACCTCTTTTATCCGGGCACAATTGAAGTAAATGTTTACGGGCATCGTTGAAGAAACTGGTACCATCCTGAGTTTTGATCAGGAGGAGGAGGCCTATGTACTCAAGATAAAGGCCGAAAAGGTCCTCGAAGGCATAGCTTATGGGGATAGCATAGCAGTGAATGGTTGCTGTTTGTCAGTCACTCAATTCAACGCTGAAACCGGTGAGATTCAGTTCGATGTCCTTGAAGAGACGAAACGTCTGACCTCTCTGGCCAACCTTGCTCAGGGTAACCTAGTGAATTTGGAACGAAGTCTGTCCTTTAATGGCAAAGTGGGCGGTCACTTTGTCACGGGCCACATTGATGCGACCGGTGATGTCGAAGTCATTGAAAAGCGTGGAAATGATTTTTACCTCCGTGTATCCATACCTGAGGAACAATCCAAATATGTCGTTTGGAAAGGTTCTATCTCGCTGGATGGTATTTCACTGACCGTTGCTGAAGCGAATCCCACGAGCCTTGCTGTGTGGTTGATTCCGACTACGATGGATATTACTAACCTAAAAGAAAAGAAGGTGGGTGATCCCATGAATCTTGAATTTGATGTTTTGGGTAAGTATGTTGAGTCACTAACGATGGGAAAAAGGAATGCGGTCTAAGATCGAGTCAGTCGTAAACGAACTAAAGCGCCTTAAACAAGAAGGTGTTGAAGGTATATATGTGAGCGACTCAACGATGGCAGGGTTAAGGGCATCCGTGGGGACTGGAAGTGCTTCTGCAGCACCAAGCAACCCGACCGCTGAATCATCTGCGACACAGGCGGTACCCAAAAAACGGGCACAGATGGGAGAGTCATTAGAATCTTTGGTCAAGAAAGGACCGATGGAGACGGCTGCTAAAAAAGCGACGGCTAAAGCTGCCCTCAATCAACATGGCAATCCCGTTGCTGCCATACCTGACACGCCGCCTGAAGTGAATTTTCACGAAGGAGATAAGCAAGCCCAATGGGAAGCTTTAAAGGAGCAAGTGTTGAATGACCCTGTTTGTCAGGAGCATTTGAATCCCGGTGCGCAAGTTGTTTTTGGAGTTGGTAGTGTCGACGCAGACATCTTTTTTTGCGGAGAAGCACCCGGAGGTGATGAAGAAAAGCAGGGAGAACCGTTTGTCGGAAAGGCCGGGGCATTACTTACTAAAATCATTACTGCGATGGGACTCAGTCGTGAGCAGGTCTACATTGGGAACATCATGAACTGGCGACCTGAGATGCCAACCCCGGTGGGGAATCGTCCTCCTACGCCTGAAGAAATGGCTTACTGTTTGCCATACCTGCGTGCGCAGATCGAGGTGGTAAAGCCAAAGATCATTGTGGCGCTCGGAATGACGGCGGTGAATGGGTTATTAGGTCCTGACCCAGCACGTCGTATGGGAGCCATTCGGGGACAGTTTTTCGAATTCCAAGATTTACCGCTACTGGTCACCTACCATCCGTCCTACTTGTTGCGCTACGCTACGATGAAGACCAAGCGTTTGGTTTGGGAAGACATGCTCTTGGCAATGGAAAATATAGGTCTGCCGATTTCTGAAAAACAGCGGGGCTTTTTCCAATAGTCTTCTACCCAGGTCATGGCTGATTCTACTGAGAGTGTTTTCTTTCATCCGAGGTATGCCGATTTGAGTGAAGAGCTGAAGGATATCATGTTTGATCCGGAGGCACTTCAAAAAGCCGGGTTGATATTCCGAGAGTTGAAAGGACGCGGAACCACCTATTTTTACCATCTAGAACAACAGTCGGTGGTTTTACGTCACTATTGGCGTGGAGGTTTTATGCAAAATGTGTCTAAAGATGCATACGTTTGGACTGGTTTGTCGAAGACACGGTCGTACAGAGAGTGGAAGCTGTTAGAACGGATGGCGGAGCTTGGACTGCCGACCCCTCGCCCCGTTGCTTTGCAGATTAAGCGGACCGGGCTTTGCTATCGCTCGGATATTGTGACCGAAGAAATTAAAGAAGCTGAGTCGTTTTCCGAAATCCTAAAGCAGAGGCCCGCTACGAGCGACGAGTGGCAACTTGTGGGCGAGACCATCAAGCAGTTCCATGAGAGCCAGGTATTTCATGCGGACCTAAACGCAAATAATATCCTACTGACTAACTCTTCCTGCTACTGGATTGATTTTGATCGCGGACGGATTCAAGGAGGAGACAGATGGAAAACCGCGGTGATCGCTCGGTTGAAGCGCTCCCTCGAAAAGCTAAAAGGCAAACATGAAGCGTTCTGTTTTACCGAGAATGATTGGGAGAAATTACTTAGAGCGTATGGGAATCCATCTATTCCCACTGACTAGTAAGTCAGCTAAGTTTCTGGTCCAATAGAAACTTCTTCAGCGCTCTTTTGCTTTTTAGGTGATAGATCTGGGTAGAACCTGAGTATTTGCTTACGAGTTTTCTGAGTTTTGGGAGAGCGTCCCCATTAACCTGATAAACCGTTTTTAATACGCTGATTGTTTGGCCTCGAAGAGGACAATTTTTTTGGATCTTAACTAACTCTGGACGAATCCAAGCCAGTATTTGTCTTTTGAAAGCCCACCACAGATGGATGTGGAGGGGGAGATCCACTAATACAATTGTATCACTGCGTTTAAAGCGTTCCTCAATGGTTTCCATGGCCCCCCAGCCATCGATGATCCA
This genomic stretch from Opitutia bacterium ISCC 52 harbors:
- a CDS encoding 3-deoxy-D-manno-octulosonic acid kinase, which encodes MADSTESVFFHPRYADLSEELKDIMFDPEALQKAGLIFRELKGRGTTYFYHLEQQSVVLRHYWRGGFMQNVSKDAYVWTGLSKTRSYREWKLLERMAELGLPTPRPVALQIKRTGLCYRSDIVTEEIKEAESFSEILKQRPATSDEWQLVGETIKQFHESQVFHADLNANNILLTNSSCYWIDFDRGRIQGGDRWKTAVIARLKRSLEKLKGKHEAFCFTENDWEKLLRAYGNPSIPTD
- the leuS gene encoding leucine--tRNA ligase, coding for MNSFDYNPSKIEARWQKFWAKDKTFTAEDFSEKPKYYILSMYPYPSGDGLHIGHAINYAAPDILARYKKSNGFNTLQPMGWDAFGLPTEQFAIKTGTHPRIVTEQRVEIFRPQLQKLGFAIDWGREINTTDPGYMKWTQWIFLQLFKRGLAYVSEQPVWWCPELGTVLANEEVVDGKSERGNFPVERRKLRQWVLKITAYAEKLLEGHKNLQWPDSSIRLQKNWIGRSTGAEVEFAIDGHDDKLRIYTTRPDTLHGATYMVLSPEHPLVDQLTSEDRKSAVEQYRVNSAKKSDLERTDLAKDKTGEFTGSYAINPVNGAKVPIWVADYVLMSYGTGAIMAVPGHDERDFEFAEAMDIPILQVIEDDAAKAKGEETILPFCGKGTMVNSGEYTGQSSDEGKAKIIADLEGKSLGSASVQYKLRDWLFSRQRYWGEPFPVSWVSKEDYEKATAAENNPFSEFLPEEPVTFEVDGEVSYALPVPANQLPLELPDVESYEPIGTGESPLAGVPEWLEIWLNIETSETLPRSNEKPAGDQWVTGTRETNTMPQWAGSCWYYLRYCDPKNTDAVIDPKLAEYWGVPDFYIGGAEHVNLHLLYARFWHQVLFDEGVTPNPEPFPSLIHQGMILGEMEFTLFQDNEGNAVSSDAAKDREDLTPKALEESEVEKAGDSWVLKLDHSIKVDARSHKMSKSRGNVVNPDKLIKSYGADATRLFLMFLGPIEDMKPWNTQGIEGVSRFLRRLWKEVVNEDGSLNAKLTDGPETNKALDKLLHESIKKVTDDIDRLSFNTVVSQLMILLNQLVKESSYSKQTVKNFLQLLNPLAPHISEELWNRLGGSGSISDASWPVFDESKLVSDEVKIVLQVNGKHRGEIMVSADISKEDVEALGLSQERVQNSIEGKTVRKVIYVPGRILNVVAN
- a CDS encoding PDZ domain-containing protein gives rise to the protein MKRLLLTLAVSLLGVSGLNADPYPANLHELVLERSKSVVALEFVVEREIDRQQGFAYGLVVDEKGTIVVLESLIPTWVPVDKMKSFIGYTLPHNDKEYDLKYLGTDYPSGWHILSFENGLPEEFTPISAFDRGIASMGDPVFGIGAVGKDMGFDPFVLTARVALTKKMPDRQVIMRDDIANPGCPIFNVEGAFVAWATDPQSYRRTMNVGRETLTVTLSNPEETSVALSSDDFFAYLEDIDPANVEGPRPWIGVSGMQPIDPDVAEFLGIKNQSGIVLSEILDDSPSSRAGLENNDILITVDGEILPRFRPDYSVTPYFQKLIRQKAPGETMTAEVIRGEERKSFDVVVGDGPKVVREADYRYFQKLGFTVREFLLTDGIRRRLPKSDMNGAIVNFVTRSSAVETAGLRMGDWIKQVEGEEVSSFDDVLGLLDLVEQDEEKSEFVLLVERNNETSFIRAQLK
- a CDS encoding uracil-DNA glycosylase, whose translation is MRSKIESVVNELKRLKQEGVEGIYVSDSTMAGLRASVGTGSASAAPSNPTAESSATQAVPKKRAQMGESLESLVKKGPMETAAKKATAKAALNQHGNPVAAIPDTPPEVNFHEGDKQAQWEALKEQVLNDPVCQEHLNPGAQVVFGVGSVDADIFFCGEAPGGDEEKQGEPFVGKAGALLTKIITAMGLSREQVYIGNIMNWRPEMPTPVGNRPPTPEEMAYCLPYLRAQIEVVKPKIIVALGMTAVNGLLGPDPARRMGAIRGQFFEFQDLPLLVTYHPSYLLRYATMKTKRLVWEDMLLAMENIGLPISEKQRGFFQ
- a CDS encoding trypsin-like peptidase domain-containing protein, which encodes MIPKRIYYLPVILFIALFFTACETTQSVSSTDESAEVGFKRLLEAVVRIDVREVTYRGGSKQNVSGVGSGVIISEEGHILTNAHVVSTFAEEIRITLSNLERVSAELIGWDHWTDLALLKLDLDELEERGLSFTIAEFGDSDEVYPGLTVFAVGTPNGLTRTVSRGIISNTNRFFEGADGVRGYETGYFNTWLQTDAAINPGNSGGPLVREDGKIIGINTRAYLGSNNLGFAVPGKTAQFVLSGLLESEEIVRSYSGITLGPMQDLENFYNLQANQGVLIESVDPGSPAANQGIQPGDILLSLDEDLVDGRFPEQLPPIQNTIANYSVGSEIVLDLNRQGQSITKKVTTEKLESRVGEEWAFDKWGLSLREVSRAYARENKLESDDGFLVLGSKTAFPAAKAGIRSGDIISKINRAPVGTMDELKQRHEEFTDDSEPLFVEVTRNYRTSLFILKP
- a CDS encoding riboflavin synthase: MFTGIVEETGTILSFDQEEEAYVLKIKAEKVLEGIAYGDSIAVNGCCLSVTQFNAETGEIQFDVLEETKRLTSLANLAQGNLVNLERSLSFNGKVGGHFVTGHIDATGDVEVIEKRGNDFYLRVSIPEEQSKYVVWKGSISLDGISLTVAEANPTSLAVWLIPTTMDITNLKEKKVGDPMNLEFDVLGKYVESLTMGKRNAV
- a CDS encoding flagellar protein FlaR; the encoded protein is MRKAAVIGNAGGGKTALCETLQRIHNLPYHSIDHIQWRENWTRVPREEAVDTITDIIDEDQWIIDGWGAMETIEERFKRSDTIVLVDLPLHIHLWWAFKRQILAWIRPELVKIQKNCPLRGQTISVLKTVYQVNGDALPKLRKLVSKYSGSTQIYHLKSKRALKKFLLDQKLS